The bacterium genome includes the window TAACTTAGTTTTGAGCAGTTACCATAGCAATCACCAGCATGGCGCGGCTTGCCCGCCCGAAGGGCGGAAAACGCAAGCTCTTCACGCGATCTTCGTCCCATCCCGGTGGATAGATAGTGTTTCTCATTGTTTTCCCTTTCGACGACGTCTGCGCCGGTATGCTAATGAGGTTACCTTCTCGGAATGTAGCTATCGACTTCCGAGCATCTGCCGCAATCTCCTCCCGCCGTATTTCAATCTGACGTTTACGCAAGATTTCTACAAGCATCTCTCGCTGTTCAGGTGGAAGCTGCAAAGCGATTTGGTTAGGCAAAAGTTCCACTTCCCCGTCTTCTTTCTTTTCTTCTTATGTCTGTGTTCCATAATCAAGGTTTGATCCCAACTTACTCCTTGAAGCATTCAATAACATGGTTTTAAAGGCTTCGGCTTTACAGACATTGACTTTCGGGAACTCCGCGGTTTTCAATATCTGAAAATGTTTATCATTCGTGACCATATAATCGACATTGCCGGAAATGGCGGCATCAACAAATTTATTGTCATCTGGATCACTGACGATCAGGTGCCACTGGAAATACGGCGTGACTTGTCTGACATTGGGTAAGAGTAACAGAATGGCCAGGAGATCTTGAACCACCTGCGAATCATAGCGTGCAGTGATCTGCTCTTCATATTCGGTCAGGATCGCGTTACTGATAACCAATTCATACGCTCCCTCAAGTAATTGATTGAACAGGAGACGATACGGAGAATGCGATGGCAATGCCCCCAACAAGACATTCGTATCGATGACCACGGTGAGATTGGTGAGATTATTGTTGCTCATCGTTCACCCATCGCTCCATATCGGCTTCCGTTAACCCCTGTTCTTCCCAAATCTGATCTACTCTGCTGGTCATCCGATGAGCCAAATAGCGGACCAGCAGTTGCTTGATCTCCACTAATTCTTCCTCAGAGAGTTTCACGGAATACAGTTTCAAGATTTCTAATTGTAAATTTGTTAATGGTGTTTGGGGGAATTTCTGTTTCCCTTCAGCACGCCTTCTTATCTTTTGCATATTCTGTTGCATCCCAGACCACCTCCTCTTTCTGCCCGGATGATCGGGTAGGTCAGGGGCCTTTCAGCCCCATTCCCCCCTAAGAACTGTACATGGAAGTTTCCCCCCATACAGCTCAAGCATCTCAAAGGCAGC containing:
- a CDS encoding putative toxin-antitoxin system toxin component, PIN family yields the protein MSNNNLTNLTVVIDTNVLLGALPSHSPYRLLFNQLLEGAYELVISNAILTEYEEQITARYDSQVVQDLLAILLLLPNVRQVTPYFQWHLIVSDPDDNKFVDAAISGNVDYMVTNDKHFQILKTAEFPKVNVCKAEAFKTMLLNASRSKLGSNLDYGTQT